In the Molothrus aeneus isolate 106 chromosome 28, BPBGC_Maene_1.0, whole genome shotgun sequence genome, one interval contains:
- the IKZF3 gene encoding zinc finger protein Aiolos isoform X3 has protein sequence MEDSQPRMDLSNPQEQPVAAEEQEDLTDCNLNKSQEMESMDNVEDMKEHNQSNEEAGVEKPYKCEFCGRSYKQRSSLEEHKERCRTYLQNAGMCEAASVEARHIKAEMGTERALVLDRLASNVAKRKSSMPQKFIGEKRPSFDVNYNSSFLYEKESEMMHGRMMDQAINNAITYLGAEALRPLVQTPPAPTAEMVPVISSLYPLPLPRAADVPSVPNGTEPEKSHLRDKSLSSDRGLSPNNSGHDSTDTDSNHEERPNPAFHQSQVMAAAPARNGLQALKDFPRPYEIIKPPAICPRDAFKVINKEGEAIGVYRCDHCRVLFLDYVMFTIHMGCHGFRDPFECNVCGYRSHDRYEFSSHIARGEHRVVLK, from the exons ATGGAAG ATTCACAGCCCAGGATGGACCTCAGTAACCCTCAGGAACAGCCTGTAGCTGCAG aggaacaagAGGATTTGACAGACTGTAATCTGAACAAATCCCAGGAAATGGAAAGCATGGATAATGTGGAAGATATGAAGGAACACAATCAGTCTAATGAAGAAGCAGGAG tgGAGAAGCCATATAAATGTGAGTTTTGTGGAAGGAGCTACAAGCAGAGGAGCTCGTTAGAGGAGCACAAGGAGCGGTGCCGGACTTACCTGCAGAACGCTGGCATGTGTGAGGCTG CCAGCGTGGAGGCAAGGCACATCAAGGCAGAGATGGGGACTGAAAGAGCCCTTGTGCTGGACAGGCTAGCGAGCAACGTGGCAAAGAGAAAAAGCTCAATGCCTCAGAAATTTATTG GTGAGAAACGCCCCAGCTTCGATGTCAATTACAACTCCAGTTTCCTGTACGAGAAGGAGAGCGAGATGATGCACGGGCGCATGATGGACCAGGCCATCAACAACGCCATCACCTACCTGGGGGCCGAGGCCCTGCGCCCGCTCGTGCAGACGCCGCCAGCACCCACGGCCGAGATGGTGCCCGTCATCAGCAGCCTGTAcccgctgccgctgccccgCGCCGCCGACGTCCCCAGCGTCCCCAACGGCACCGAGCCCGAGAAGAGCCACCtcagggacaagagcctgtcaTCCGACAGGGGCCTTTCCCCCAACAACAGCGGCCACGACTCCACAGACACTGACAGCAACCATGAGGAGAGGCCCAACCCCGCCTTCCACCAGAGCCAGGTGATGGCGGCGGCTCCTGCCCGCAACGGCCTCCAGGCCCTGAAGGATTTCCCGAGGCCCTACGAGATCATCAAGCCTCCGGCCATCTGCCCCCGTGACGCCTTCAAGGTCATCAACAAGGAAGGGGAGGCCATCGGGGTGTACAGGTGCGACCACTGCCGCGTGCTCTTCCTGGATTACGTGATGTTCACCATCCACATGGGCTGCCACGGCTTCCGCGACCCCTTCGAGTGCAACGTCTGCGGCTACCGCAGCCACGACCGCTACGAGTTCTCCTCGCACATAGCTCGGGGGGAGCACAGAGTGGTGCTCAAGTGA
- the IKZF3 gene encoding zinc finger protein Aiolos isoform X2, whose amino-acid sequence MENLEESELPYTYPREYNEYESIKLERHSGSYDNVRPASGKMNCDICGLACISLNVLMVHKRSHTVEKPYKCEFCGRSYKQRSSLEEHKERCRTYLQNAGMCEAASVEARHIKAEMGTERALVLDRLASNVAKRKSSMPQKFIGEKRPSFDVNYNSSFLYEKESEMMHGRMMDQAINNAITYLGAEALRPLVQTPPAPTAEMVPVISSLYPLPLPRAADVPSVPNGTEPEKSHLRDKSLSSDRGLSPNNSGHDSTDTDSNHEERPNPAFHQSQVMAAAPARNGLQALKDFPRPYEIIKPPAICPRDAFKVINKEGEAIGVYRCDHCRVLFLDYVMFTIHMGCHGFRDPFECNVCGYRSHDRYEFSSHIARGEHRVVLK is encoded by the exons ATGGAAAACCTGGAAGAATCTGAACTGCCTTACACATATCCCAGAGAATATAACGAATATGAGAGCATTAAACTGGAAAGACACTCGGGTTCATATGACAACGTCAGGCCAGCTAGTGGAAAGATGAATTGTGATATCTGTGGATTAGCCTGCATTAGCCTCAATGTCTTGATGGTTCATAAGCGTAGCCACACTG tgGAGAAGCCATATAAATGTGAGTTTTGTGGAAGGAGCTACAAGCAGAGGAGCTCGTTAGAGGAGCACAAGGAGCGGTGCCGGACTTACCTGCAGAACGCTGGCATGTGTGAGGCTG CCAGCGTGGAGGCAAGGCACATCAAGGCAGAGATGGGGACTGAAAGAGCCCTTGTGCTGGACAGGCTAGCGAGCAACGTGGCAAAGAGAAAAAGCTCAATGCCTCAGAAATTTATTG GTGAGAAACGCCCCAGCTTCGATGTCAATTACAACTCCAGTTTCCTGTACGAGAAGGAGAGCGAGATGATGCACGGGCGCATGATGGACCAGGCCATCAACAACGCCATCACCTACCTGGGGGCCGAGGCCCTGCGCCCGCTCGTGCAGACGCCGCCAGCACCCACGGCCGAGATGGTGCCCGTCATCAGCAGCCTGTAcccgctgccgctgccccgCGCCGCCGACGTCCCCAGCGTCCCCAACGGCACCGAGCCCGAGAAGAGCCACCtcagggacaagagcctgtcaTCCGACAGGGGCCTTTCCCCCAACAACAGCGGCCACGACTCCACAGACACTGACAGCAACCATGAGGAGAGGCCCAACCCCGCCTTCCACCAGAGCCAGGTGATGGCGGCGGCTCCTGCCCGCAACGGCCTCCAGGCCCTGAAGGATTTCCCGAGGCCCTACGAGATCATCAAGCCTCCGGCCATCTGCCCCCGTGACGCCTTCAAGGTCATCAACAAGGAAGGGGAGGCCATCGGGGTGTACAGGTGCGACCACTGCCGCGTGCTCTTCCTGGATTACGTGATGTTCACCATCCACATGGGCTGCCACGGCTTCCGCGACCCCTTCGAGTGCAACGTCTGCGGCTACCGCAGCCACGACCGCTACGAGTTCTCCTCGCACATAGCTCGGGGGGAGCACAGAGTGGTGCTCAAGTGA
- the IKZF3 gene encoding zinc finger protein Aiolos isoform X1, translated as MENLEESELPYTYPREYNEYESIKLERHSGSYDNVRPASGKMNCDICGLACISLNVLMVHKRSHTGERPFQCNQCGASFTQKGNLLRHIKLHTGEKPFKCHLCSYACQRRDALTGHLRTHSVEKPYKCEFCGRSYKQRSSLEEHKERCRTYLQNAGMCEAASVEARHIKAEMGTERALVLDRLASNVAKRKSSMPQKFIGEKRPSFDVNYNSSFLYEKESEMMHGRMMDQAINNAITYLGAEALRPLVQTPPAPTAEMVPVISSLYPLPLPRAADVPSVPNGTEPEKSHLRDKSLSSDRGLSPNNSGHDSTDTDSNHEERPNPAFHQSQVMAAAPARNGLQALKDFPRPYEIIKPPAICPRDAFKVINKEGEAIGVYRCDHCRVLFLDYVMFTIHMGCHGFRDPFECNVCGYRSHDRYEFSSHIARGEHRVVLK; from the exons ATGGAAAACCTGGAAGAATCTGAACTGCCTTACACATATCCCAGAGAATATAACGAATATGAGAGCATTAAACTGGAAAGACACTCGGGTTCATATGACAACGTCAGGCCAGCTAGTGGAAAGATGAATTGTGATATCTGTGGATTAGCCTGCATTAGCCTCAATGTCTTGATGGTTCATAAGCGTAGCCACACTG GTGAACGGCCATTCCAGTGTAATCAGTGCGGAGCTTCCTTTACTCAGAAGGGAAACCTCCTCCGCCACATTAAACTACACACAGGGGAAAAACCTTTTAAGTGTCACCTGTGCAGTTATGCCTGCCAGAGGAGGGATGCGCTTACGGGTCACTTAAGGACACATTCTG tgGAGAAGCCATATAAATGTGAGTTTTGTGGAAGGAGCTACAAGCAGAGGAGCTCGTTAGAGGAGCACAAGGAGCGGTGCCGGACTTACCTGCAGAACGCTGGCATGTGTGAGGCTG CCAGCGTGGAGGCAAGGCACATCAAGGCAGAGATGGGGACTGAAAGAGCCCTTGTGCTGGACAGGCTAGCGAGCAACGTGGCAAAGAGAAAAAGCTCAATGCCTCAGAAATTTATTG GTGAGAAACGCCCCAGCTTCGATGTCAATTACAACTCCAGTTTCCTGTACGAGAAGGAGAGCGAGATGATGCACGGGCGCATGATGGACCAGGCCATCAACAACGCCATCACCTACCTGGGGGCCGAGGCCCTGCGCCCGCTCGTGCAGACGCCGCCAGCACCCACGGCCGAGATGGTGCCCGTCATCAGCAGCCTGTAcccgctgccgctgccccgCGCCGCCGACGTCCCCAGCGTCCCCAACGGCACCGAGCCCGAGAAGAGCCACCtcagggacaagagcctgtcaTCCGACAGGGGCCTTTCCCCCAACAACAGCGGCCACGACTCCACAGACACTGACAGCAACCATGAGGAGAGGCCCAACCCCGCCTTCCACCAGAGCCAGGTGATGGCGGCGGCTCCTGCCCGCAACGGCCTCCAGGCCCTGAAGGATTTCCCGAGGCCCTACGAGATCATCAAGCCTCCGGCCATCTGCCCCCGTGACGCCTTCAAGGTCATCAACAAGGAAGGGGAGGCCATCGGGGTGTACAGGTGCGACCACTGCCGCGTGCTCTTCCTGGATTACGTGATGTTCACCATCCACATGGGCTGCCACGGCTTCCGCGACCCCTTCGAGTGCAACGTCTGCGGCTACCGCAGCCACGACCGCTACGAGTTCTCCTCGCACATAGCTCGGGGGGAGCACAGAGTGGTGCTCAAGTGA
- the IKZF3 gene encoding zinc finger protein Aiolos isoform X4: MEDSQPRMDLSNPQEQPVAAEEQEDLTDCNLNKSQEMESMDNVEDMKEHNQSNEEAGDDVIKVKGEYSEREESALNSEPMENLEESELPYTYPREYNEYESIKLERHSGSYDNVRPASGKMNCDICGLACISLNVLMVHKRSHTGERPFQCNQCGASFTQKGNLLRHIKLHTGEKPFKCHLCSYACQRRDALTGHLRTHSVEKPYKCEFCGRSYKQRSSLEEHKERCRTYLQNAGMCEAASVEARHIKAEMGTERALVLDRLASNVAKRKSSMPQKFIGEKRPSFDVNYNSSFLYEKESEMMHGRMMDQAINNAITYLGAEALRPLVQTPPAPTAEMVPVISSLYPLPLPRAADVPSVPNGTEPEKSHLRDKSLSSDRGLSPNNSGHDSTDTDSNHEERPNPAFHQSQVMAAAPARNGLQALKDFPRPYEIIKPPAICPRDAFKVINKEGEAIGVYRCDHCRVLFLDYVMFTIHMGCHGFRDPFECNVCGYRSHDRYEFSSHIARGEHRVVLK; the protein is encoded by the exons ATGGAAG ATTCACAGCCCAGGATGGACCTCAGTAACCCTCAGGAACAGCCTGTAGCTGCAG aggaacaagAGGATTTGACAGACTGTAATCTGAACAAATCCCAGGAAATGGAAAGCATGGATAATGTGGAAGATATGAAGGAACACAATCAGTCTAATGAAGAAGCAGGAG ATGATGTGATTAAAGTGAAAGGTGAATACAGTGAAAGAGAGGAGAGTGCTTTAAATTCCGAGCCAATGGAAAACCTGGAAGAATCTGAACTGCCTTACACATATCCCAGAGAATATAACGAATATGAGAGCATTAAACTGGAAAGACACTCGGGTTCATATGACAACGTCAGGCCAGCTAGTGGAAAGATGAATTGTGATATCTGTGGATTAGCCTGCATTAGCCTCAATGTCTTGATGGTTCATAAGCGTAGCCACACTG GTGAACGGCCATTCCAGTGTAATCAGTGCGGAGCTTCCTTTACTCAGAAGGGAAACCTCCTCCGCCACATTAAACTACACACAGGGGAAAAACCTTTTAAGTGTCACCTGTGCAGTTATGCCTGCCAGAGGAGGGATGCGCTTACGGGTCACTTAAGGACACATTCTG tgGAGAAGCCATATAAATGTGAGTTTTGTGGAAGGAGCTACAAGCAGAGGAGCTCGTTAGAGGAGCACAAGGAGCGGTGCCGGACTTACCTGCAGAACGCTGGCATGTGTGAGGCTG CCAGCGTGGAGGCAAGGCACATCAAGGCAGAGATGGGGACTGAAAGAGCCCTTGTGCTGGACAGGCTAGCGAGCAACGTGGCAAAGAGAAAAAGCTCAATGCCTCAGAAATTTATTG GTGAGAAACGCCCCAGCTTCGATGTCAATTACAACTCCAGTTTCCTGTACGAGAAGGAGAGCGAGATGATGCACGGGCGCATGATGGACCAGGCCATCAACAACGCCATCACCTACCTGGGGGCCGAGGCCCTGCGCCCGCTCGTGCAGACGCCGCCAGCACCCACGGCCGAGATGGTGCCCGTCATCAGCAGCCTGTAcccgctgccgctgccccgCGCCGCCGACGTCCCCAGCGTCCCCAACGGCACCGAGCCCGAGAAGAGCCACCtcagggacaagagcctgtcaTCCGACAGGGGCCTTTCCCCCAACAACAGCGGCCACGACTCCACAGACACTGACAGCAACCATGAGGAGAGGCCCAACCCCGCCTTCCACCAGAGCCAGGTGATGGCGGCGGCTCCTGCCCGCAACGGCCTCCAGGCCCTGAAGGATTTCCCGAGGCCCTACGAGATCATCAAGCCTCCGGCCATCTGCCCCCGTGACGCCTTCAAGGTCATCAACAAGGAAGGGGAGGCCATCGGGGTGTACAGGTGCGACCACTGCCGCGTGCTCTTCCTGGATTACGTGATGTTCACCATCCACATGGGCTGCCACGGCTTCCGCGACCCCTTCGAGTGCAACGTCTGCGGCTACCGCAGCCACGACCGCTACGAGTTCTCCTCGCACATAGCTCGGGGGGAGCACAGAGTGGTGCTCAAGTGA